From the genome of Treponema peruense:
TGTTTTTTTCATTTATGAGCCGTTTTGCAAGCTGAATGCCTGTGAATCCGGCTCCGATAATCATTATGTTCATTGCACAAAAATTGTAGCAGATTGGTTAGTTTTTGTCTTCAATTCTGGACAGTTTTGATTTGCGTCCCTTTCCTGCAAAAATACTCAGCATGACTGTGGCCGTAAGAATGACTGCAGCGATTATTTCCCAAAGTCCGTTTGTTGCAAGTGTACAGGCAATGATTGCAGTAAAACCGCCGAAGCCTGTAAGTGCAGACATGTTGTATCCCATTCCTTCAAGCGTTTTTGTCATTCCAGCAAGAAGCGGTTCCCCATAGAAAATATAAATTGAACCCATTACCATAACCGTGTGCGCAAGTGTTCCCAGTCCTGCAGCAACAGAGCCCGAAATTATTTTGGGCATCTTTGGAATAAGGCACATGAGTTTAAAAATAAGCCATACAACTACAGGAAAAAGAATACGCGGTATAACAGAAACGCGCGGGTCAAGAAAGAAAGGTGTCGCTCCGCCGCCGTTCATTACGGTTCTCAAAAGGCTTGAAAGACCGAATATAAGACCTGTTCCAAGTCCCGGAACAAGACCTGCAATAACCGTTGCAAGAATTACCGGGATGTGCATTATTGTAAGGGTAATGAAACCACCAAGCTGAATGTATCCGAGGGGAGTAAGGCTCAGTACAATGCTCAATGCACCGAATGCTCCTGTCATTGCAATCTGCTGGTTAACTGAAAGTTTTTTCTCATTCATTTTTAGCTCCTGATGTTTATATTTTTATTCTGTTTTTTTTCAGAAATGAAAAGTCCCAGTATCGTAAGGAATGTTCCGAAAAGTCCTGCCAGAGATATTTTTTCACCAAGGAATATGAATGAAAAAATAATTGTTACGACACAGACCATGTAAATTGCTGCAGTTGTTTTTACTGTTCCCAACGCTTTGCAGGTTTTGTTCCACGCGACAAAGGCCAGTGAACTTGCAAATACACCTAGTATTACAAGGTTAAGAATATTTTTCCAGTCACTCCATCTTGCTGTGTTTTCGGCCGGACAGAAATTTATGGAAGTGCTCTTTCCTCCAAAGACAAGTCCGTAAACTGCCAGCGGAATCATGAATATGAGTGCCCAGAAAAAAATGCGTCTTGTAGAAGCAAAATTTCCGTGTCCCAAGGAATTTATTTTTGAAACAAACAGTGAGTAAAAGCCCCAGCATATTGCCGAACCGAGTGCCAGTAGATCACCTTTTGGACTCAGACTGAATTCAGAACTTCCGTTAAGTGTCACAAGCACGATTCCCGTCATTGCAATTACAAAACCCAGTACAAAATTTTTTGTAATTGTTTTTTCATGAAGAAAAATTGCCGCAATAATTGCTGTAAACATGGGACATGTAGAAACAATTATGCTTACGTTGTTTGCGGCTGTAAAATAAATTGCAATGTTTTCAACAAACTGGTAGATCGTAATCCCGCAGAGCCCTGCTCCCATAAAAAGAAGTTCCTCTTTTATTCCCGAAGTTTTGAGTGGCTTTGGTGAAATAATACAGAACGCAATGTATCCTGTTACAAATCTTAAAATAAGAATTTCCAGCGAGCTGAACGTGCGCAGAAGATATTTTGTGCATATAAACGACACTCCCCATACAAGAATGCAGAATGCCGCAAGAATATAAGGTAATGCCTGTTTTTTCATGAGCGAAAGTATAGCATATTAGTTTTTTGGTAACAAGTAGAGGAAGTTCTGTTTTTTAAGAAGCGCCGTAATAAACGGCCGTCCCATAAGAACAGTGGAAACCCCGTAAGAAAATGCTTTTTCCATGTCAGTTCCGTTTCTTATTCCGCCGTCGACCCAGATTTCATTGCAGTAATTTCTTATTTTGTCTGCATAAAGGGTAAGAAATCGCGCTGTGCTTCCTTTTTCTGTCTGAACTCTTCCGCCATGGTTTGAAACATACGCAATGTCAGGTTTTACTTCACGGAGCATCTGTATGTCACTTTCTGTAAAAATGCCTTTTACTGCAAACGGAATGCCTTTTTTGTTAAGAAGATTTTTTGTTTTGAGCAGCTGTTCCGAAGTTTTTTTTTCAAGATGAACCAGATTGCGCATTGTGGCAATGTTGTAACTGTCAATGTCTATTCCGCAGACTTCGGCAATGTCCTGTGAAAGTTCAATGCGCTCTTCTATTTTTTCATCGGGGTAGGGCTTTATAAAAACAGCGGCTTTTGCATTGTTCTGTCTTACCGCACTGCATCCCCATATAAATTTTTCATCGGGTGTGCCGTCTCCTACAGAAAGTGCAATTCCGGCTTCAATACAGGAGTTTATAATGTCTGTGTAGAACAATTTTTCTTCATGGTAACCGGCGTTTTCCACACCACCTGTCATGGGTGCAAGTCTTAGCGTACCTTTGTTCCGGGGGAAAATTCCTGCGGGAATGTTTTTCCAGTCCGCGCAGTTAAGAATAAAATTTTCATTGTTATCGGGGCCGCCCATTCCAGGAATCTGTCCTTTGCAGCCAAAGCCGTTGCATTCAGAACAGAGTCTGCATTTTTTTTCTGTCAATTCAGTCACCCAGACACGTTCCAAGTTCGCGGGCAGTTTCTATCATAAGATGATTCGCCGGAATGTTTTTTACTTTGCCTGCAATCATGTCAAGAGGAACACCTGTTATCTTTCCGTTCTGCAGGGCAACCAGTTTGCCAAAGTCACCTTCGGCAAGAAAGTGTGCCGCGGCCGTTCCGAACTGTGTTGCAAGAATTCTGTCATAAGAAGACGGTGTTCCCCCACGCTGCAGGTAACCAAGAACAGTAACTCTTGACTCAAGCGAAGTTGCCTGTTCAAGTTCGTGTGCTACACGGTATGCTATTGAATAAGGCATTTCGGCCCTTGCTTTTTTGAATGCTTTTTTGTCAAGAAGTGCTTCTTCTTTGCTTTTTGCGCCTTCAGCAACGACAATAATAGAAAAGTTTTTGCCTGCATCACGGCGTTCCATGACTTTTTTTGCCACCGAATTAATGTCATACGGAATTTCGGGAATAAGAATAACGTCACCGCCGCCTGCTATTCCGGAATACAAGCCCAGCCAGCCTGCTTTGTGTCCCATTACTTCTATTACCATTATTCTGCTGTGGCTGTGTGCTGTCGTGTGGATTCTGTCTATTGCATCTGTAGCAACATCAAGCGCCGTATGAAAACCGAATGTCATGTCTGTGCATACAATGTCGTTGTCAATTGTTTTTGGAAGTCCTATAACATTGAGTCCTTCGTGTGAAAGAAGACATGCTGTTGTATTTGTGCCGTTTCCGCCAAGACAGACCAGAGCGTCAAGATTCCATTTTTTGTAGTTTTCTTTTATTGCTTCTATAGGAAGAAGTCCCGACTCTGCATCTGGAACAGGATTTTTGAACGGTTTGTCGCGGGAAGTCCCAAGAATGGTTCCGCCTTCTGTAAGCAAACCTACAAGTGAAGAAGGGGCAAGTTCTTCCATGTCTCCTTCTACAAGACCCCTGTAACCGTTGTGAATTGCAACAGCCTGCATTCCGTACTGGATAGATGCCGTTCTGCATACTGCACGAATGGCTGCGTTAAGACCCGGCGCATCACCGCCGCTTGTAAGAATACCAAATCTTTTGACTTTAGAACTTTCCATGCGTTAATTATAGCAAACAAACTGTACGGTGTAAATAAAATTAAATAATTTAATCAGACTGTCAAAGATTTATGCTGCCGACAACAGTTTCGTCGCCCGAAGAATAATTTTTTTTGTCTCCAGCACGGTTTTCTGAGGCCGGAGTGCCTGTTTCTCTTACTTCTGTTTTTTCTGCTTTGCGCGGAGCATTTCTCTTTTTGGGCGCAACAAGGAATGCAAAAAGGCTTCCGCAAACACCGCCCGCAAGATCTACAAAAGTCGGAACATTCGCAGTCAGAAAAGGCATGAAACCTTTTGAAACCGGCGCCGCAATCTTTGCCGCAGTATACATTCTGTATGATATATATAGAAGAAAAATCATCAGCCATGAAAGAGGAATATCTTTTTTGGCCAGTGCCAGAAGCGATTCAAGAAGAATCATCATAAACACAATGGAACCGGCGCCCGCAGAAGGGACAGGAACGGCGCACGCAGTAAGAACTCCGGTAACAAAAGCGGTTATTCCCATCATTAAGGCGAGCATTGGTGAACCGTACCTTTCTTCAAGAGTGGGACCCAAAAGAAGAACAAAGGTCAGTGTCGTAAGCAGGTTTTCCCAACCGCCCGTGCCGAATACGTGAAGAATTGTCTTTGCATAATCTGCCGGGTTTGAAAAGTTGAATGCCGCTATATCTCCCAGAGCCTTTGTTCCTGGGCAGGTAAGGATATTTTTGACAAGAGATCCGTTCAGAAAAAAGAAATCCACAGAAAACGCCGCTGCCGAAACAAGGGCAAATGTAAGTGTAACCGGGGAATCATATCTTAAGCGGAAAGTCTTTTTTGCCATTTCTTAGATGCGGTGCATTGCCGAAAAAACTTTTTCGTTCATTACGTTGATTTCAATTCCGAGTGACTTTGACTCTTCTGTAAGTTCTTTTCTTGCAGTGTCAATATCTGTGTCTGCGTTGTCAAAGTCTACCATCATCATCATTACAAAGTTACCGCTCAGAATAGTTTGTGTGATGTCTGCAATGTTGATTGAATGCTTTGCGAGATATGCCGAAACTTTTGCTATTATGCCGACTTTGTCTCCGCCGACAACTGTAATAATTGCTTTCATAATTTTTAATTATAACAGACGTGCGTTTTTTTTACAAGATTAGGCGCCTTCTGTGCCTTCTGGAAGTGTTTTGCAATCTGTAAAATGTTTCTCTTGACAGAAACAAATAATGCGTTTATCATTTATTTTATCCTGCTTGGAAAAAAATATTATAGGACAAAAATATGCAGATTAGTGAAATTCAGCTTGAACAGGTCAGAAACCAGATACGCCGTGTAAAGAATTGCGGCAATCCTTATTACGAAAAGAAATTCAGCGGAATAAACCCTGAAGATATAGTTGATCAGCAGAGTTTTCAGAAGCTTCCGTTCAGTACAAAACAGGAACTCAGGGACGCCTATCCTTTGGGACTTGCGGCTGTCCCCGAAGAGCAGATTGTGCGCATTCATTCTTCGAGCGGCACTACGGGAACACCGGTAATTATTCCGTATACGCAGAAAGATGTAGATGACTGGTCACTGATGTTTGCAAGATGCTACGAAATGGCTGGAATCACAAAACGCGACAGAATACAGATTACACCGGGTTACGGGCTCTGGACAGCCGGAATAGGGTTTCAGCTCGGATGCGAACGGCTTGGTGCAATGGCTGTTCCGCTTGGTCCTGGAAACACCGAAAAGCAGCTGCAGATGATGCGCGATCTAAAGTCCACTGTTTTGTGCGCAACTTCATCCTATGCCCTTCTACTTGCCGAACAGATAGAAAACCGCGGCCTCAAGGAATCAATCAATTTAAAAAAAGGTGTAATCGGTTCAGAGCGCTGGGGAGACAAAATGCGTGCAAGAATCCGCGACATTCTTGGAATAGAGCTTTACGACATTTACGGTCTTACTGAATGCTACGGCCCCGGAATAGGAATAAGCTGTTCCGAAGACAACGGAATACATTATTTTGACGACTATGTTTACATGGAAATTCTTGATCCTCAGACAGGCCTTCCTGTAAAAGACGGTGAAGTGGGCGAAATTACACTTACAACTCTTGTAAAGGAAGGTGCGCCTCTGTTCCGTTTCAGAACACATGACCTTGCGGCTTTTATTCCGGGTAAGTGCAAATGCGGCTCTTCGTTCCCGAGAATTACCCCTATTCTGGGACGCAGCGATGACATGGTAAAAGTCAAGGGGAATATTATCTTTCCGAGTACAATAGAAGATGTCATTAAGTCTGTTCCGGGAACTTCAAGTGAATACAGGGCTGTAATTGAACACGTTGACGGAAAGGACGAACTTGAGCTTTCTGTAGAAGTAGAAGGCGGAACCGACCGTACAGAAGCAGCTCTTACCCTTGCACTGAATTTCAAGTCAAAGTACAACATGACACCCAAAGTCCGTATTGTTGGTGAAGGCGAACTTCCGCGCAGTGAAAAAAAGACAAGGCGCATAGAAGACAGAAGGTTTGAATAATACTTGAATAAATGCTATAATGCGCAGAATATTCTGTGTTGAGGTGTTTATGGCTGAACCGCATAAGTCCGGTGAGGATTATCTTGAAGCAATTTTGGTACTTAAGATAAAAAACGGAGCTGCACGCCCTGTTGATGTGGCCCGTCATCTTGGTGTCTCAAAGCCCAGTGTAAGCCATGCTATGGGAATACTTGAAGAAAACGGTTACGTGGTTACAAGTGATGTGGGTTTTCTTGAGTTTACAGAAAAAGGGCAGGCCCTCGCAGATGACATTTATGAAAGACACGTTCTTCTTACAGAATTTCTTCAGGTAACTGCAGGCGTTGACCGTGACCAGGCTGAACAGAATGCCTGCCGCATAGAGCATGACATTGATGAAGATGTTAAACGCGGAATAGAAAACTGGATGCGTAAAAATGCCGGGTATTCCGGCAGGCGAAAATAAATTCAATTGGAAGGATTTTGTATGGATTCAGACAAGACAGTTGTGAGTGGTGCTGAAAAGACCGCCGAAAAGCCCGTAAAGAAAACAACGCGCAGAACATCTGCCTCAAAAAAGACAGTTTCTGCCGCGGCTCCTGTTTCGCAAGTCAGTGACAATGTTCCACACGGGGCAATTACAGAAGACAATCACAAGGCACTCTGGAGCGGCCGTTTTAAAGAAGGTCCCGATGCGGCTGCCATTGATTTTGAAACTTCCATTCATGTAGACGAGCGCATGGCACTTGATGACATTCACGGCTCTATAGCACACGCGTCAATGCTCGGTGAACAGGGGATTATTCCGCGTTCTGATGCTTCGGCAATTGTAAAAGGCCTTAAGGGAATCGAAAAAGATCTTTCTTCGGGAAAACTTTCCATAGATTACAGCGCAGAAGATATTCATTCTTTTATAGAAGCAACTCTTACCGACAGAATCGGCGAAAGCGGAAAAAAGCTTCATACAGGCAGAAGTCGCAACGACCAGATTGCTTTGGACGAACGTCTTTATTTAAGGCGCGTTGTTCCGTCTGTACAGAACCAGATAATTACACTTGTGCAGACACTTGCAAAAATTGCTTCAGAAAACACCGATTCTCTTTTGACGGGCTATACTCATATGCAGCATGCCCAGCCCGGAACGCTTGCACAGCATCTTCTTGCTTGGTGTGCAATGCTTGTACGTGACTGGGAACGTCTTGAAGACAGTCTTGGCCGTATTTCAAAGTCTCCTTTGGGAAGCGGCGCACTTCAGGGGTCAACACTTCCGCTTAACCGCGAGTCCGTCGCAAAAAAACTGGGCTTTGCTGGAGTAACTGAAAATTCCCTGGACACTGTTTCTGACCGCGACTACTGCATTGAATTTACTTCGGACTTTGCGCTTCTTCAGTCGCATCTTAGCAGAATGTGCGAAGAACTGGTTCTCTGGTCAACTACGGAATTTTCATTTGTTGAAATGAGTGAAAGTTGGTCTACGGGCAGTTCAATTATGCCGCAGAAAAAGAACCCCGACTTTGCGGAACTTATACGCGGGCGTACGGGAAAAGTTTATGGTGATTTGATAAATCTTCTTACCATGGTAAAGGGACTGCCGCTTGCCTATGACCGCGACCTTCAGGAAGACAAGGAACCTCTTTTTGACGCGCTTGATACAGTAAGTGCCAATATCAGCGTCTTTACAAAGATGATTGCCAGTGCAAAGTGGAACCTTGACAGAATGGCAGCCAGTGTTGAAGGTGGTTTTGCCAATGCCACTGACGTTGCGGAATATCTTGTACGCAAAGGAATGCCGTTCCGCACGGCACACGGTGTTGCTGCGCGTACTGTAAGAATGGCGATAGATGCCGGTCTTGATAAAATAGAAGATTTGAGTATGGAAGAACTCCAGCTTTGTTCACCGCTGTTTGACGAAGATATTTACGCCCTTATAAGCCCGCGTGAATGTGTCGAAAACCGCAACACAACAGGAGCACCTTCTTCTGTAAAAACGCTTGAGCAGATTCGCGGACTTGCAAAATTCTGCAAAAAGAGCCTTAAGAAAATAAAATAATTTTGGAAAACATCGGAAAATTACAGTTTTTCGATGTTTCCTGCATTATAAAAGGAGTGAGTATAAAAAGCCCGTCGGTTGTCGCCGGTCTTTTTAACTCAAAGTTCACAATGTGAACTTTCTTTATTGAACTGCGTTTTTCACTTTGTTGCAAAACGCAATAAAAACATTTTCGACTGTTGAAACAGTCTTCAAATATTTTTATAGGAGTATTTTATGAAAAAAATTGCAGTTGTTGCACTGGCCGCAGCGGTTATGGTTTCTTTGTTCTCATGTGCAAAGAAAGAGACTTCATCAAAATTCATTCTTGGACTGGATGACTCGTTCCCTCCTTTGGGATTCCGCAATGAGTCAGATGAAATTGTCGGTTATGACATTGATCTTGCCCGCGAAGTTACAAAAAGACTTGGACTTGAACTTGTATGCCAGCCTATAACATGGTCAATGAATCTTCAGGAACTCAACACAAAGAAGATTGACTGTATTTGGAACGGCTTTACAATGACAGAAGAAAGAAAAGCTGCAATGGCATTTACAAAACCCTATCTTGCAAATGCACAGGTAGTAGTTGTACGCGCAGACAGCGGAATTGTTTCCCTTGCTGACCTTGCAGGTAAAAAAGTTGGTGTTCAGGCTGGATCTTCTGCAATGGATGCAATTGACGCAGCTCCTGAATTCAAAAATTCCCTCGGTGAAGTAGTAGAGTTCAAGGAAAACGTAACAGCCCTCAACGACCTTGAAATAAAGAGCATTGACGGTGTTGTAATGGATATGGTTGTTGCAAACTACAGCATCAAGCAGACAGGAAAGCCGTTTGTTGTACTTTCAGAAACACTTGCTGTAGAAGAGTACGGCATTGCATTCCGCAAGACAGATACAGAACTCCGCGACAAGGTACAGAAGACACTTGAAGAAATGAAGGCCGACGGTACTGTTGCAAAAATCGATGAAAAGTGGTTCGGAACAGACCTTTCTGTAATCGGAAAGTAATTTAAGTCAATCTCTAAAAATACAGAGCGCTTATGTTAGAAGCAGTTACAGCATATTTTACAAGAATAAAAATCGACAAGCTTCTTGTCGCCATGTTTCGCAGTACAGGAGTGAGCCTTGAGGTTTTCTTTCTTACGCTTCTGTTTTCTCTTCCATTAGCGCTTCTTATCTGCTTTGGCCGTATGTCCAAAGTAAAGGTTGTGGCCAAAGTAACAAACGTATTCATGCTCATAATCCGCGGAACACCGCTTATGTTGCAGCTCATTTTTGTTTACTTTGCGCCTCCTACTCTTTTTCATGTGGGTCTGGACCGCTTTACTGCAGCAATTGTTGCTATGGTGGTAAATTATGCCGCTTATTTTGCAGAAATTTACCGCGGCGGAATCCAGGCTGTTCCGGTTGGCCAGTACGAAGCTTCAAAAGTGCTGGGCTTTACAAAAACACAGACTTTTTCAAGAATTGTTCTTCCGCAGGTTGTAAAACGCATTATTCCGGCTATGGGAAACGAAGTTATTACGCTTGTAAAGGATACGGCTCTTGTTCAGGTTCTTGGCGTGGCTGAACTTTTCCATGTTGCGCAGACACAGAGCGGCCGTCTTGTAAGTGTTATGCCTCTTTTTATTGCTGGTGTTTTCTATTTTATAATGAACTGGGTTGTTTCAAAGATATTCGATGTTATGGAGAAAAAACTTGACTACTACAAATGATGTTATAACCGTTGAGAATCTCAGTAAAAGCTTCGGAAATCTTGAAGTAATAAAAAACATTTCATTTTCAGTACACCGCGGCGAAGTTCTGGGAATAATTGGTCCCAGCGGAAGCGGAAAATCGACTCTCCTGCGCTGTATATGCCAGCTTGAAAAAGTTTCGGGCGGTTCGGTTTCCATCTGCGGAAGTACGATGGTAAAAGACGGTGTGTATGCCGAAAAAAATGAACTTAGAAGAATAGGACTTGATGTGGGGCTTGTCTTCCAGAACTTCAATCTTTTTCCGCATTTTTCTGTTTTGCGCAATATTACCGAAGCTCAGCAGATTGTACTCGGACGCGACAAAGACCACTCACGTGAAATTGCGATGGATCTTCTTAAAAAGATGAATCTTGAAACAAAGGCTCTTTCTTACCCGTGTGAACTTTCCGGCGGACAGCAGCAGCGTGTAAGTATAGCGCGTGCACTTGCCCTTAAGCCTCAGGTTCTTTTCTTTGACGAGCCAACGTCTGCCCTTGATCCTGAACTTACCGGAGAAATTCTTTCTGTTATAAGGGATCTTGCAAAAGAAAAAATGACAATGGTCGTCGTTACTCATGAAATGTCTTTTGCCCGCGACACAAGTGATAGCCTTATTTTTATGGACGGCGGTGTCATAGTTGAACAGGGGAACCCGCGTGAAGTTATAGAGACTCCGCGTGAAGAAAGAACAAAAGCTTTTTTGCGTCGCTTCAATAAAAACTGATTTTTGTTTTCATTATTATAGAACAGACTAACGGCCACAAGCTCAATAGGTTTTCGTTTTTTTTGAATAAGAAAAATCTGCCTGGACAAAAAAAATACCCGCTCAGTAATGAACGGGTAAAGTTTCGGGAGCGAAGGGGCTCGAACCCTCGATCTCCGGCGTGACAGGCCAGCGCGATAAACCAGCTTCGCTACGCCCCCAAAAACGTATTGATACTATACAGACTATGTATTTTTTTGTCAATGACCTTGATCTGATTTTTCAAAAAAAATGGATTTTTTATGCAAAATTATGTCTGTTTTTATTCAAAATCAAGTGTCGACATTGACTAAAAAAGGTATTTTCAATAATATATACATTCGCACTATTGTGTGCAGAAAATTGTATTTTAGGTCTTAACCCCGTTCGTGAGAGACCTTTGGAGGACAAGAAAGTGGTAAAAATCAGACTTAAGAAGTTTGGTACAAACAAACGCCCCTTCTATCGTATCGTAGTTGTGGACTCACGCAAACCACGTGACGGAATGACAATCGAAGAGATCGGACAGTACCATCCTATCGACGTTGAAGAAAAGCAGGTTGCCTTTAAGGAAGACCGCGCAAAGTACTGGCTCAGCGTAGGCGCACAGCCTTCACCAATTGTAAAGAAGATTTTCAATACAAAGGGTCTGTCTGTAGCAGGAACAGCAATCACCAAGTAGTTTTCGGAGAGTAGGTAATGGAAAAAGACCTGATTGAATACATTGCAAAATCATTGGTCGATGATCCAGCTTCAGTCTCCGTAACGGAAACCGAGGGTGAGCGCGGACCTGTTCTTCAATTGAGCGTTGCCCAGAGTGATATCGGTAAGGTTATTGGCAAATACGGTCGTATTGCAAAAGCTCTGCGTACTGTTTTGAGCGCATCCGCTAACAAAGACGGAAGGCGTTACAGCCTGGAAATTCTGGAC
Proteins encoded in this window:
- a CDS encoding ECF transporter S component, yielding MNEKKLSVNQQIAMTGAFGALSIVLSLTPLGYIQLGGFITLTIMHIPVILATVIAGLVPGLGTGLIFGLSSLLRTVMNGGGATPFFLDPRVSVIPRILFPVVVWLIFKLMCLIPKMPKIISGSVAAGLGTLAHTVMVMGSIYIFYGEPLLAGMTKTLEGMGYNMSALTGFGGFTAIIACTLATNGLWEIIAAVILTATVMLSIFAGKGRKSKLSRIEDKN
- a CDS encoding DMT family transporter → MKKQALPYILAAFCILVWGVSFICTKYLLRTFSSLEILILRFVTGYIAFCIISPKPLKTSGIKEELLFMGAGLCGITIYQFVENIAIYFTAANNVSIIVSTCPMFTAIIAAIFLHEKTITKNFVLGFVIAMTGIVLVTLNGSSEFSLSPKGDLLALGSAICWGFYSLFVSKINSLGHGNFASTRRIFFWALIFMIPLAVYGLVFGGKSTSINFCPAENTARWSDWKNILNLVILGVFASSLAFVAWNKTCKALGTVKTTAAIYMVCVVTIIFSFIFLGEKISLAGLFGTFLTILGLFISEKKQNKNINIRS
- a CDS encoding alpha-hydroxy-acid oxidizing protein gives rise to the protein MTEKKCRLCSECNGFGCKGQIPGMGGPDNNENFILNCADWKNIPAGIFPRNKGTLRLAPMTGGVENAGYHEEKLFYTDIINSCIEAGIALSVGDGTPDEKFIWGCSAVRQNNAKAAVFIKPYPDEKIEERIELSQDIAEVCGIDIDSYNIATMRNLVHLEKKTSEQLLKTKNLLNKKGIPFAVKGIFTESDIQMLREVKPDIAYVSNHGGRVQTEKGSTARFLTLYADKIRNYCNEIWVDGGIRNGTDMEKAFSYGVSTVLMGRPFITALLKKQNFLYLLPKN
- a CDS encoding 6-phosphofructokinase, which translates into the protein MESSKVKRFGILTSGGDAPGLNAAIRAVCRTASIQYGMQAVAIHNGYRGLVEGDMEELAPSSLVGLLTEGGTILGTSRDKPFKNPVPDAESGLLPIEAIKENYKKWNLDALVCLGGNGTNTTACLLSHEGLNVIGLPKTIDNDIVCTDMTFGFHTALDVATDAIDRIHTTAHSHSRIMVIEVMGHKAGWLGLYSGIAGGGDVILIPEIPYDINSVAKKVMERRDAGKNFSIIVVAEGAKSKEEALLDKKAFKKARAEMPYSIAYRVAHELEQATSLESRVTVLGYLQRGGTPSSYDRILATQFGTAAAHFLAEGDFGKLVALQNGKITGVPLDMIAGKVKNIPANHLMIETARELGTCLGD
- a CDS encoding rhomboid family intramembrane serine protease; the protein is MAKKTFRLRYDSPVTLTFALVSAAAFSVDFFFLNGSLVKNILTCPGTKALGDIAAFNFSNPADYAKTILHVFGTGGWENLLTTLTFVLLLGPTLEERYGSPMLALMMGITAFVTGVLTACAVPVPSAGAGSIVFMMILLESLLALAKKDIPLSWLMIFLLYISYRMYTAAKIAAPVSKGFMPFLTANVPTFVDLAGGVCGSLFAFLVAPKKRNAPRKAEKTEVRETGTPASENRAGDKKNYSSGDETVVGSINL
- a CDS encoding ACT domain-containing protein; this encodes MKAIITVVGGDKVGIIAKVSAYLAKHSINIADITQTILSGNFVMMMMVDFDNADTDIDTARKELTEESKSLGIEINVMNEKVFSAMHRI
- a CDS encoding phenylacetate--CoA ligase family protein — protein: MQISEIQLEQVRNQIRRVKNCGNPYYEKKFSGINPEDIVDQQSFQKLPFSTKQELRDAYPLGLAAVPEEQIVRIHSSSGTTGTPVIIPYTQKDVDDWSLMFARCYEMAGITKRDRIQITPGYGLWTAGIGFQLGCERLGAMAVPLGPGNTEKQLQMMRDLKSTVLCATSSYALLLAEQIENRGLKESINLKKGVIGSERWGDKMRARIRDILGIELYDIYGLTECYGPGIGISCSEDNGIHYFDDYVYMEILDPQTGLPVKDGEVGEITLTTLVKEGAPLFRFRTHDLAAFIPGKCKCGSSFPRITPILGRSDDMVKVKGNIIFPSTIEDVIKSVPGTSSEYRAVIEHVDGKDELELSVEVEGGTDRTEAALTLALNFKSKYNMTPKVRIVGEGELPRSEKKTRRIEDRRFE
- a CDS encoding metal-dependent transcriptional regulator; the protein is MAEPHKSGEDYLEAILVLKIKNGAARPVDVARHLGVSKPSVSHAMGILEENGYVVTSDVGFLEFTEKGQALADDIYERHVLLTEFLQVTAGVDRDQAEQNACRIEHDIDEDVKRGIENWMRKNAGYSGRRK
- the argH gene encoding argininosuccinate lyase, whose product is MDSDKTVVSGAEKTAEKPVKKTTRRTSASKKTVSAAAPVSQVSDNVPHGAITEDNHKALWSGRFKEGPDAAAIDFETSIHVDERMALDDIHGSIAHASMLGEQGIIPRSDASAIVKGLKGIEKDLSSGKLSIDYSAEDIHSFIEATLTDRIGESGKKLHTGRSRNDQIALDERLYLRRVVPSVQNQIITLVQTLAKIASENTDSLLTGYTHMQHAQPGTLAQHLLAWCAMLVRDWERLEDSLGRISKSPLGSGALQGSTLPLNRESVAKKLGFAGVTENSLDTVSDRDYCIEFTSDFALLQSHLSRMCEELVLWSTTEFSFVEMSESWSTGSSIMPQKKNPDFAELIRGRTGKVYGDLINLLTMVKGLPLAYDRDLQEDKEPLFDALDTVSANISVFTKMIASAKWNLDRMAASVEGGFANATDVAEYLVRKGMPFRTAHGVAARTVRMAIDAGLDKIEDLSMEELQLCSPLFDEDIYALISPRECVENRNTTGAPSSVKTLEQIRGLAKFCKKSLKKIK
- a CDS encoding amino acid ABC transporter substrate-binding protein, whose protein sequence is MKKIAVVALAAAVMVSLFSCAKKETSSKFILGLDDSFPPLGFRNESDEIVGYDIDLAREVTKRLGLELVCQPITWSMNLQELNTKKIDCIWNGFTMTEERKAAMAFTKPYLANAQVVVVRADSGIVSLADLAGKKVGVQAGSSAMDAIDAAPEFKNSLGEVVEFKENVTALNDLEIKSIDGVVMDMVVANYSIKQTGKPFVVLSETLAVEEYGIAFRKTDTELRDKVQKTLEEMKADGTVAKIDEKWFGTDLSVIGK
- a CDS encoding amino acid ABC transporter permease is translated as MLEAVTAYFTRIKIDKLLVAMFRSTGVSLEVFFLTLLFSLPLALLICFGRMSKVKVVAKVTNVFMLIIRGTPLMLQLIFVYFAPPTLFHVGLDRFTAAIVAMVVNYAAYFAEIYRGGIQAVPVGQYEASKVLGFTKTQTFSRIVLPQVVKRIIPAMGNEVITLVKDTALVQVLGVAELFHVAQTQSGRLVSVMPLFIAGVFYFIMNWVVSKIFDVMEKKLDYYK
- a CDS encoding amino acid ABC transporter ATP-binding protein, yielding MTTTNDVITVENLSKSFGNLEVIKNISFSVHRGEVLGIIGPSGSGKSTLLRCICQLEKVSGGSVSICGSTMVKDGVYAEKNELRRIGLDVGLVFQNFNLFPHFSVLRNITEAQQIVLGRDKDHSREIAMDLLKKMNLETKALSYPCELSGGQQQRVSIARALALKPQVLFFDEPTSALDPELTGEILSVIRDLAKEKMTMVVVTHEMSFARDTSDSLIFMDGGVIVEQGNPREVIETPREERTKAFLRRFNKN
- the rpsP gene encoding 30S ribosomal protein S16; amino-acid sequence: MVKIRLKKFGTNKRPFYRIVVVDSRKPRDGMTIEEIGQYHPIDVEEKQVAFKEDRAKYWLSVGAQPSPIVKKIFNTKGLSVAGTAITK
- a CDS encoding KH domain-containing protein, translated to MEKDLIEYIAKSLVDDPASVSVTETEGERGPVLQLSVAQSDIGKVIGKYGRIAKALRTVLSASANKDGRRYSLEILD